The Triticum aestivum cultivar Chinese Spring chromosome 7B, IWGSC CS RefSeq v2.1, whole genome shotgun sequence genome window below encodes:
- the LOC123157118 gene encoding cytochrome c1-2, heme protein, mitochondrial, translating to MAVGRGINQLLRKTLQSQSAGSSLLSSFRGKHEESSAGLRALALLGVGASGLLSFGTIASADEAEHGLAAAEYPWPHAGILSSYDHASIRRGHQVYQQVCASCHSMSLISYRDLVGVAYTEEETKAMAAEIEVVDGPNDEGEMFTRPGKLSDRFPQPYPNEQAARFANGGAYPPDLSLITKARHDGQNYVFALLTGYHDPPAGVQIREGLHYNPYFPGGAIAMPKMLMDGAIEYEDGTPATEAQMGKDVVSFLSWAAEPEMEERKLMGVKWIFLLSLALLQAAYYRRMRWSVLKSRKLVLDVVN from the exons ATGGCTGTCGGCAGGGGCATTAACCAGCTTCTGAGGAAAACTCTTCAGAGCCAGTCTGCT GGCTCATCTCTGCTTTCTTCATTTCGGGGAAAGCATGAAGAGTCCTCTGCTGGACTGAGAGCATTGGCTCTTCTTGGAGTTGGTGCTTCTGGTCTTTTAAGTTTTGGTACGATAGCATCTGCAGATGAAGCTGAGCATGGTTTGGCAGCTGCAGAGTACCCCTGGCCGCATGCTGGCATCCTTAGCTCGTATGATCACGCATC AATCCGCCGTGGACATCAAGTTTACCAGCAAGTGTGTGCATCTTGCCACTCCATGTCATTGATTTCATACCGTGATTTGGTTGGGGTGGCCTATACTGAGGAGGAAACTAAGGCAATGGCTGCTGAAATTGAAGTGGTTGATGGTCCTAATGATGAGGGTGAAATGTTCACACGTCCTGGCAAGCTGAGTGATCGCTTCCCGCAGCCTTATCCAAATGAACAAGCAGCCCGATTTGCAAATGGTGGGGCATATCCCCCAGATCTCAGCCTTATCACGAAG GCAAGGCACGATGGCCAGAACTACGTGTTTGCTCTTCTTACTGGTTACCATGACCCACCTGCTGGTGTTCAG ATTCGTGAGGGTCTGCATTACAATCCCTACTTCCCTGGTGGTGCCATAGCCATGCCTAAGATGCTTATGGATGGAGCTATTGAGTATGAAGATGGTACTCCTGCAACTGAAGCCCAG ATGGGCAAGGATGTTGTGTCATTCTTGTCGTGGGCTGCTGAGCCTGAAATGGAAGAGAGGAAACTG ATGGGTGTCAAATGGATCTTCCTACTGTCACTTGCTCTTCTCCAAGCCGCATACTACCGTCGCATGAGGTGGTCCGTCCTCAAGTCCCGCAAGCTGGTCCTGGATGTCGTCAACTGA